A genomic segment from Glycine soja cultivar W05 chromosome 18, ASM419377v2, whole genome shotgun sequence encodes:
- the LOC114395264 gene encoding enoyl-CoA delta isomerase 1, peroxisomal, which translates to MCTLEKRGSIFILTLTGDGEHRLNPTLLDSIQSSLRRVRQEATASSALVTTAHGKFFSNGYDIAWARSSDEVKERMILMDSLLRSVVSDLLTLPMPTIAAVTGHASAAGYTLALAHDHVLMRSDRGFLYMSELDINLVIPAWFVALLEAKIGSPAARRHVVLNAAKLTAKEALRLGVIDSAHDSAAETVEAALALAADLVKRGWVGHVYAQNRKVFLGRVIRAVEDTSERKSYTTSRL; encoded by the coding sequence ATGTGCACTTTGGAGAAGAGAGGCAGCATCTTCATCCTAACACTCACCGGCGATGGCGAGCACCGTCTCAACCCAACACTCCTCGATTCCATCCAATCCTCCCTCCGCCGCGTCCGCCAAGAAGCCACCGCCTCCTCCGCCCTCGTCACCACCGCGCACGGCAAATTCTTCTCCAACGGTTACGACATCGCCTGGGCCCGATCCTCCGATGAGGTCAAAGAGCGCATGATCCTCATGGACTCCCTCCTCCGCTCCGTCGTCTCCGATCTCCTCACCCTCCCGATGCCGACCATCGCCGCCGTCACCGGCCACGCCTCCGCCGCCGGCTACACCCTCGCCCTCGCCCACGACCACGTTCTCATGCGCAGCGACAGGGGATTCCTCTACATGAGCGAGCTTGACATCAACCTCGTTATTCCCGCGTGGTTCGTGGCTCTCCTCGAAGCCAAAATCGGCTCGCCCGCGGCTCGGCGCCACGTTGTCCTAAACGCGGCTAAGCTCACTGCCAAGGAGGCGCTGCGGCTCGGCGTCATCGACTCGGCTCACGACAGCGCCGCTGAGACCGTTGAGGCTGCGCTCGCTTTAGCCGCGGATTTGGTGAAGAGAGGATGGGTTGGACACGTGTACGCTCAGAATCGGAAGGTCTTTCTGGGTCGCGTGATTCGAGCCGTTGAAGATACCTCTGAGAGAAAGTCATACACTACTTCACGGCTTTAG
- the LOC114395251 gene encoding ACT domain-containing protein ACR9, with translation MGIPWDDVVVIQQGKDHNEPCIVTVNCPDKAGLGCDLCRIILEFGLRITRADISTDGRWCYIVYWVLAHPASLNVDWESLKTRLLSACPSCLLSYHFNQHSTSPSPPPIYLLKVWCVDQKGLLHDINEILCNLELIIQRVKAMPTPDGRVLDMFFITDGMELLHTKKRQDYVCEYLMDALGERCISSELQLAGPEYGHLQGFSSLPPAFAEELFSSELLDKLSLHPLSQDMTTLKTPTVTVDNSLSPVHTLLQIQCVDQKGLCYDIMRISKDSDIKVAFGRFSSSVKGFRNIDLFVQHNDGKKIIDPESQKTLCSCLKEEMLHPLRVTIVNRGPDTELLVANPVELSGKGRPRVFYDVTLTLKALGVGIFSAEVVRHSTQERQWEVYRFLLEESRDFPLTRSQARTQIVDKVRRTLMGW, from the exons ATGGGTATTCCATGGGACGACGTCGTTGTGATCCAGCAAGGGAAGGATCACAATGAGCCCTGCATCGTCACCGTCAATTGCCCCGACAAGGCTGGTCTCGGCTGTGATCTTTGCAGAATCATCCTCGAGTTCGGTCTCCGCATTACCCGTGCTG ATATTTCCACGGATGGAAGATGGTGCTACATCGTCTATTGGGTTCTTGCACATCCAGCATCGCTCAACGTTGATTGGGAGAGTTTGAAGACTCGGCTCCTTTCAGCTTGCCCTTCATGTTTGCTTTCCTATCACTTCAATCAGCACTCCACTAGTCCTTCACCGCCTCCGATTTACCTGTTGAAGGTTTGGTGTGTTGATCAAAAAGGATTGCTACATG ATATTAATGAAATCCTGTGCAACCTTGAACTTATTATTCAGAGAGTCAAAGCGATGCCAACCCCAGATGGAAGGGTGTTAGACATGTTCTTTATCACTGATGGGAT GGAATTGCTTCACACCAAAAAGAGGCAAGATTATGTATGTGAATATCTGATGGATGCTTTAGGAGAGAGGTGTATCTCCAGTGAACTTCAGTTGGCTGGGCCTGAATACGGACATTTGCAGGGATTTTCTTCTCTTCCACCAGCTTTTGCTGAAGAGTTATTTAGTTCTGAGCTGTTAGACAAGTTGTCTTTGCATCCTCTCAGCCAAGATATGACAACACTGAAGACACCTACTGTTACTGTGGATAACTCACTGAGCCCAGTTCATACCCTGCTTCAGATACAATGCGTTGATCAGAAGGGCTTGTGTTATGACATTATGAGGATTTCTAAAGACTCTGATATTAAG GTTGCTTTTGGTCGATTTTCTTCAAGTGTGAAAGGCTTTCGGAATATAGACTTGTTTGTCCAGCACAACGATGGGAAAAAGATCATAGATCCTGAAAGCCAGAAAACCTTGTGTTCATGCTTAAAAGAAGAGATGCTTCATCCGTTGCGGGTGACGATAGTGAACCGGGGTCCAGACACAGAACTTCTGGTTGCTAATCCTGTGGAGCTGAGTGGAAAGGGGAGACCCCGTGTATTCTATGATGTTACGTTGACTTTAAAAGCGTTGGGAGTAGGCATTTTCTCG GCTGAAGTTGTTAGACATTCAACACAAGAACGTCAATGGGAAGTGTATAGATTTTTGTTGGAGGAAAGCCGTGACTTTCCATTGACCAGAAGCCAAGCAAGAACTCAGATTGTTGACAAAGTTAGAAGAACACTGATGGGCTGGTAA